TGAGACTCAAGACTAAGTAAGGAGAGAAAGAAAGTGTCGCTACACGCCAGATTCAAAACTTccagtttatttaaaatttgttcaGGGGCACTTGCCATGGTGATCCATGTAAGTCCACCCTTGTAATCAATTagcaattaataaatataattatataattatatattatactaaaaaaaacttgaaaaatttAGTGTTATAATTTGAGAGAACTCGCAAAGAATTCATTTATTGGCTGAAAAAATAATATGACAATTGATATTGATCAATATATCTACAATTAAAGTACCTTTGactaacatttatttatagttaaaatgaataaattaaagaaTATAGTACACTGCATATTATATTGttgacaatttttaaaattatagaattaatttatacatataactgTCAAAACTGAGTATTTTTACTGCATAATGTctctagatttttttttaaaatcatatgtttacatgtgtcaatgttaaaaataatgctctccgttccttaaagaagttcccACTTGCCATTTTGGGTGTTTAATTTGTTGTTCTCGTaaagaatctttttatttatgtcacaaattttggataaaaataaccttattcatacttacttaaatatttttataatgcttatggaccccatatatttttcactaacttcaatttaacattttaatatttattatggtCCCCACACATTTCccattaactttataaaactatttttttattagttgtgattatatgttttttccactaactttcttttaattattttattttcatcactGTAgagtgattttattttaaaataaacgaTATcacattattttgattattttcccataatattgctaaaaaaaaattaattcccactttgcattatgtgggaaagtatttcccacaataccgtccacgtggaaatctgtttttttattttatttttcagacaaaaccgccccttgagatggcggtttgccttaagcactaaaccgccacatgaagtggcggtttggtcaaggcaaaccgccatctcatgtggcagtttggtccctggtaaaccgccacatgaagtggcggtttgcttgtagcctgcaatttttattttttttttcatttcccctaaatagtgaacgcaacctgcattaaactagttcaataccatctattccataataatcaattacgaaccaacttgatttgaaaaaattaattatgaaaataatgcgaagatatattacaatcatggaaagtcatacgagaagttcaaatcatataagaatatacaaagtttgttaaactacaacccccagCCCCTCTTGTTtagcgcaccggtggatgatgatggtgtgaactcgtcaacctccgcaatgacattaagagcaggagctcgccgttgactagcacgctgatatgtgatgatcctttgcggaggcgatggatgtggaggaggagtggtgATGGAAGCTAGAGGAACGAATGGCGAAATAGTAccggatgtcgatggcgatctggaagaccgacctcgagtagatgaacgctggcgacctcttgtggaccgagaactggatcctctGGAAGAGCTACCTCGGTAGGCTGAACTCCGTGGAGAAGGAgcgtggaatgtgtcatctacctcgccaatgacgggtggagtcggtgtgaggtactcataacccgccttactcaatgcatcggtcaacgacGAGTTAATGGAGCCtagggtctgagaacatagccgataccccacatcaTCTGGCGATGTAAaggccccttgaatcgtgtcattgcattgtatgagcaccgatcggatgcactcagcctgtttgttatcattatattgttaaaagagtcacttaaaactattactatatgttatgagtgttgaaagaagacgtaccagtaacgtagatgtcggatggtaatgtgatcctggctgcgcaaatgtggtgttcgttacgcgtaatatggagatacgcctgtaccaactcatgtacatagcagagctatgacctgtggagttatctcctcgaaccaatctagatgctcggtcattccacgtatctacatgcgatctatgtcgtacgaggtaattcttgtccccagtccttcgatcgatcgcatgtagttgaggttgggtgtcacaggcttgcggaataacctgctccaaacccaaatgacgcatgacacgatccgggagatgtagctcgacgatgtcaaagcaaataagtggacaacgcgatctccaaatctcgtggcccgatgtacatatgtgcggcAGAGCATCCATtttagccgctgtgtaaggccgccatgtcatctgtaatagaaatcaatatgctcagtaatatatacaatttattcataactaatacaaatagtaaatgttaataacttgctcgtcccgttgtcgatcaagtgcgtctctatagtagacgagagtatggggagtgggatctcgaaagatatacgcgaagccagctgtaaacaaataaatattgtttaacattttcatgtataataaaatagtgaaattatgaatttgaatagtgaattgagtgttgctgCCTTACTACTAAAGGATCCATCCTGCAACGATGCTGTGAACCTAACAccggttcaaaatcatccgcgtcatcttcctgGTCATGTTGCCCATCGGGTCGAATCATCCGAATaatgggcctccctatatgaatatgcttccatgaccatatctgtaatAACATCAAGCAGTCACCAATGTCATTGGCACCCTTACGTgatgctcgacataagttacgatacagatacgctagggtagcGTTTCCTCAATTGTATTCATCTAcgcgctccaagtctcccagtagagggagatagatcaactgcACCGAGTCATCActcttgtctggaaacaagatgcatccaaacaggtacaagatgTACGCTCGCGCATGTCTATCAATCGTAAcatcatccgcgtcatcttcTAGCGCGCTAAAATGCTCCCGGAGCCAAGTCAActtcaatgacgatccaacgatgatcttcggctgtgtggggtcttgag
This genomic stretch from Amaranthus tricolor cultivar Red isolate AtriRed21 chromosome 9, ASM2621246v1, whole genome shotgun sequence harbors:
- the LOC130823434 gene encoding uncharacterized protein LOC130823434; this encodes MYMSWYRRISILRVTNTTFAQPGSHYHPTSTLLAECIRSVLIQCNDTIQGAFTSPDDVGYRLCSQTLGSINSSLTDALSKAGYEYLTPTPPVIGEVDDTFHAPSPRSSAYRGSSSRGSSSRSTRGRQRSSTRGRSSRSPSTSGTISPFVPLASITTPPPHPSPPQRIITYQRASQRRAPALNVIAEGGLTWITMASAPEQILNKLEVLNLACSDTFFLSLLSLESHLQRMTLNYKRPTTNKHYLPKFFETIGVNN